Proteins co-encoded in one Bremerella sp. TYQ1 genomic window:
- a CDS encoding TIGR01777 family oxidoreductase, whose protein sequence is MFTFRSKLPVSVATAFHWHEQPGALDRLIPPWEDVQIEKRSNSIEPGSQVVLKMHVGGFPIRWVAEHTALQPNDFFQDRQVSGPFARWEHTHRFSTSDDGHCVLEDEVDYRIPGGSLGARFGRSHVEKMLLQMFRYRHDTTTHDLIAHARYQERSTMKIAISGASGLVGSQLAPFLTTGGHHVLSISRSPGENTIQWDIKNNEIDLDALEGLDAVIHLAGESIVGRWTEKKKEAIRRSRVDGTKLLSESLAKLKNPPKVLVCASAMGFYGDRGDEILTEASPPGKGFLADVCREWEAAAQPARDAGIRVAHARLGIVLSPKGGALAQMLTPFKFGVGGKIGSGKQWWSWISLDDVVGALHHVVMNDQIQGPVNLSTPKPATNAEFTETLGKVLSRPTVIPVPTFAAKMALGEMADEMLLSSCRMEPKVLEDTKYPFRDPHLERCLRRLLGRQ, encoded by the coding sequence ATGTTTACATTTCGCAGCAAACTTCCCGTTTCCGTCGCTACCGCGTTCCACTGGCACGAACAGCCAGGGGCACTCGATCGGTTGATTCCCCCATGGGAAGATGTCCAGATCGAGAAGCGAAGCAATTCGATCGAGCCTGGCAGTCAGGTCGTGCTCAAGATGCACGTTGGCGGTTTCCCGATCCGCTGGGTCGCCGAGCATACCGCGCTGCAGCCGAACGACTTTTTTCAAGATCGTCAGGTCTCCGGTCCCTTTGCACGTTGGGAGCACACGCACCGATTCAGCACCAGCGACGACGGTCACTGCGTGCTGGAAGACGAAGTAGACTACCGCATCCCCGGCGGCAGCCTGGGGGCTCGCTTCGGGCGATCGCACGTCGAGAAGATGCTGCTGCAGATGTTCCGCTATCGGCACGATACCACAACGCACGACCTCATTGCCCATGCCCGTTACCAGGAACGATCCACCATGAAGATAGCCATCTCTGGGGCCAGCGGCCTGGTCGGTTCGCAGCTTGCTCCTTTCCTGACAACCGGCGGCCACCACGTTCTTTCCATTTCCCGCTCGCCAGGCGAAAACACGATTCAGTGGGATATTAAAAATAACGAGATCGACCTCGATGCACTCGAAGGGCTCGACGCCGTCATCCATCTGGCCGGCGAAAGTATCGTCGGACGCTGGACGGAAAAGAAGAAGGAAGCGATCCGTCGATCCCGCGTCGACGGCACCAAGCTGCTGAGCGAGTCGCTCGCGAAACTAAAGAACCCGCCCAAAGTGCTCGTGTGTGCTTCGGCGATGGGTTTCTATGGCGATCGCGGCGACGAGATTTTGACGGAAGCTTCGCCCCCCGGCAAAGGCTTTCTGGCCGATGTTTGCCGCGAGTGGGAAGCGGCTGCCCAGCCGGCCCGCGATGCTGGTATTCGCGTAGCCCATGCCCGGCTCGGGATAGTCCTCAGTCCCAAAGGCGGGGCACTCGCCCAGATGCTCACGCCGTTCAAGTTCGGTGTTGGCGGGAAAATTGGTTCCGGCAAGCAGTGGTGGAGTTGGATCTCGCTCGATGATGTCGTTGGAGCACTGCATCACGTGGTCATGAACGATCAGATCCAAGGCCCCGTCAATCTATCGACCCCCAAGCCAGCCACCAACGCCGAGTTCACTGAAACACTCGGCAAAGTCCTTTCGCGGCCAACGGTGATTCCGGTCCCGACGTTCGCCGCCAAAATGGCCCTGGGAGAAATGGCGGACGAAATGCTCCTTTCCAGCTGCCGCATGGAGCCAAAGGTTTTGGAGGACACGAAGTACCCATTCCGCGACCCCCACCTGGAACGCTGCCTGCGAAGACTGCTCGGCCGACAATAA
- the rpsU gene encoding 30S ribosomal protein S21 has product MVKVLVRDRESIQEAVRRFGKLVMRSGLKKEMRRRKYYEKPSDLKRRARLRAERRAMKERLLVQD; this is encoded by the coding sequence ATGGTTAAGGTACTCGTTCGCGACAGGGAATCGATTCAAGAAGCAGTTCGTCGGTTTGGTAAGTTGGTCATGCGTAGCGGTCTCAAGAAAGAGATGCGTCGTCGCAAGTATTACGAAAAGCCGAGCGACCTGAAGCGTCGAGCCCGCCTGCGTGCTGAACGTCGCGCGATGAAAGAACGCCTCTTGGTTCAGGACTAG
- a CDS encoding SGNH/GDSL hydrolase family protein produces the protein MKHSVLSLLLIVAFASMSFAAENEVPKSIARWQKDMDKFAAADEKKPVKPGGVVFVGSSSIRMWDLPKFYPDMNAVNRGFGGSRLEDSVYYADKIILPYKPKTVVVYAGDNDIAADYTPEQILEDFQEFVKTIRAELPKTKILYIAVKPSIKRWSMIKEVRETNKLIAAECEKTKNCEFIDIDTPMLGEDGKPRPELFLKDGLHMTDEGYAVWVEALQPHLQD, from the coding sequence ATGAAACACTCTGTACTAAGTTTGCTCCTGATAGTCGCGTTTGCTTCGATGTCGTTTGCTGCGGAAAACGAAGTGCCCAAGAGCATTGCTCGGTGGCAAAAAGATATGGACAAGTTCGCCGCTGCGGACGAGAAGAAGCCTGTCAAACCAGGCGGCGTCGTCTTCGTCGGAAGCAGCAGCATTCGGATGTGGGACCTGCCGAAGTTCTATCCTGATATGAACGCGGTGAATCGAGGCTTTGGTGGTTCGCGTCTGGAGGATTCGGTTTACTACGCTGACAAAATCATACTGCCATACAAGCCGAAGACCGTGGTCGTTTACGCTGGTGACAACGATATTGCTGCCGATTACACGCCGGAGCAAATCTTGGAGGACTTTCAAGAGTTCGTTAAGACGATCCGTGCCGAGCTTCCCAAAACGAAGATCTTGTACATCGCAGTAAAGCCCAGTATCAAACGCTGGAGCATGATTAAAGAGGTTCGCGAGACGAATAAGCTAATCGCTGCGGAATGTGAAAAGACGAAGAACTGCGAGTTCATCGACATCGATACGCCGATGCTCGGCGAAGATGGCAAGCCACGTCCAGAGTTGTTCTTGAAGGACGGCTTGCACATGACCGACGAAGGCTATGCCGTTTGGGTAGAGGCCCTTCAGCCTCACTTGCAGGATTAG
- a CDS encoding isocitrate/isopropylmalate dehydrogenase family protein translates to MSHQVCILSGDGIGPEITAVVQEIIAAAGVKIDWIPCQAGLSSFEKNGNPLPQETLDNIRQTKVALKGPLATASGTGFRSVNVSLRKELQLYANYRPAKTLKGVPAPFQDVDLIVVRENTEGLYSGLEHTVVPGVVESLRVITEEGSRRIATFAFETARSLGRKRVTCIHKANILKLSDGLFLDTCNKVAKDYPDIEYDDCIVDAAAMKMVMNPHQFDVLVMENLFGDILSDLASGLVGGLGVTPSGNLGTDAAVFEAVHGTAPDIAGKNLANPTALLLSATMMLKHMNETDAAKKIEASLFAVLEEGKSLTGDLKGTATTTQFGEAIIAKLDTVAV, encoded by the coding sequence ATGTCGCATCAAGTCTGTATCCTTTCCGGCGATGGCATCGGCCCAGAAATTACCGCGGTCGTGCAAGAGATTATCGCCGCCGCAGGCGTGAAGATCGACTGGATTCCTTGCCAGGCCGGGCTCAGCTCCTTCGAAAAGAATGGCAATCCGCTCCCGCAAGAAACGCTCGATAACATTCGCCAAACCAAAGTCGCGCTGAAAGGCCCCTTGGCAACCGCCAGCGGAACCGGCTTCCGCAGCGTGAACGTTTCGCTGCGAAAAGAACTGCAGTTGTACGCCAACTATCGTCCCGCGAAGACACTGAAAGGGGTTCCTGCTCCGTTTCAAGATGTCGACTTGATCGTCGTTCGCGAGAACACGGAAGGCCTTTACAGTGGTCTGGAACACACCGTCGTTCCCGGCGTTGTCGAAAGCCTCCGCGTCATCACCGAGGAAGGTTCCCGCCGCATTGCCACGTTCGCTTTTGAAACGGCTCGCAGCCTCGGCCGCAAACGGGTCACTTGCATCCACAAAGCGAACATTCTGAAGCTCAGCGATGGATTGTTCCTCGACACGTGCAACAAAGTCGCCAAAGATTACCCCGACATCGAGTACGACGACTGCATCGTCGACGCGGCTGCCATGAAGATGGTTATGAATCCGCACCAGTTCGATGTCTTGGTGATGGAAAACCTCTTTGGCGATATCTTGTCGGACTTGGCCAGCGGTTTGGTCGGTGGCCTCGGCGTGACCCCAAGTGGTAACCTCGGCACCGATGCGGCTGTCTTCGAAGCCGTTCACGGAACCGCCCCAGACATCGCCGGCAAGAACCTCGCCAACCCGACCGCTCTGTTGCTAAGCGCCACGATGATGCTCAAGCACATGAACGAAACCGACGCGGCCAAGAAGATCGAAGCGTCGCTGTTTGCCGTTCTGGAAGAAGGCAAATCCCTCACCGGCGACCTCAAGGGAACCGCCACGACAACCCAGTTCGGCGAAGCCATCATCGCCAAGCTCGACACCGTTGCCGTATAA
- a CDS encoding Ppx/GppA phosphatase family protein, protein MSQQSSEIRLTGLNFENDGKSSPQENSTPTTNGDEAVRCAAIDIGSNSMRLVVSQVLSGFDYRVLDEERESTRLAHSLSVNGNLDPQAIEDSLAALRRFKKIAEGFGVYDIRTIATCAVREAGNGAEFCRRAQEEAGIEIEVISADMEGQLAFRSVAQAFDVRDMNVAIADIGGGSTEIVFACGGHIEEIFPTKLGCVRVTEQFGINDELFTTPDSLKRLIAGIDKELKPLIKKRPFVPQVLFGTGGTFTTLASILMMQRGEVGQMEWGYRIHRADVSHTLDLLSKMTLKQRKSLPGLSTDRADIIVAGIAIIDRLMHRMDVNTLRIHDRGIRDGLMLTMIEDLQPGSDNKEAEDQRRQEAMDTFARSCGVDMIHTQHVANLAVSLFQQMTPMFDLRESDHETIYAAAMLQDVGYLINYEKHHKHSYSLILNSQLPGFSRHALEIVANVARYHRGANPKKKHGNFTRLSENDQLRVKQMAAILRVAGALDRSHRQQVSKVEVTRQPDHVYVTVEATGDPEVDLWAARSRTELFCKAFDTDIRFGLRRPAPDGVSPPSS, encoded by the coding sequence ATGAGTCAGCAGTCTTCGGAAATTCGACTCACCGGACTGAATTTTGAAAACGACGGCAAAAGTTCTCCGCAGGAAAACAGCACGCCGACCACCAACGGCGACGAAGCAGTTCGCTGTGCGGCGATCGATATCGGCTCGAACAGCATGCGTTTGGTCGTCTCCCAGGTTCTCTCTGGTTTCGACTACCGCGTGCTCGACGAAGAACGCGAGTCGACTCGCTTGGCTCACAGTTTATCAGTGAACGGTAATCTCGATCCGCAAGCGATTGAAGACTCGCTCGCGGCACTGCGGCGTTTCAAAAAGATCGCTGAAGGCTTCGGCGTGTACGACATTCGGACGATTGCCACATGCGCGGTACGCGAAGCGGGCAACGGAGCCGAGTTCTGCCGGCGTGCCCAGGAAGAAGCGGGGATCGAGATCGAAGTGATCTCGGCCGACATGGAAGGGCAGCTCGCGTTTCGTAGCGTGGCCCAGGCCTTCGACGTTCGTGACATGAACGTCGCGATTGCCGACATCGGCGGCGGCAGTACCGAGATTGTCTTTGCCTGCGGCGGCCACATTGAAGAGATCTTCCCGACCAAGCTGGGCTGCGTCCGTGTGACCGAGCAGTTTGGCATCAACGACGAGCTGTTCACCACGCCCGACAGTTTGAAGCGGCTGATCGCGGGTATCGATAAAGAACTGAAGCCGCTGATCAAAAAGCGTCCGTTCGTGCCACAAGTGCTCTTCGGCACCGGCGGCACATTTACCACGCTGGCCAGCATTCTAATGATGCAGCGGGGCGAAGTGGGCCAGATGGAATGGGGATACCGCATTCATCGCGCCGACGTCAGCCACACGCTCGACCTGCTTAGCAAGATGACGCTCAAACAGCGGAAGTCGCTGCCTGGGTTAAGCACCGATCGGGCCGACATTATCGTGGCCGGTATCGCGATCATCGACCGCCTGATGCACCGCATGGATGTCAACACGCTGCGGATCCATGACCGTGGTATCCGTGACGGCTTGATGCTGACGATGATCGAAGATCTGCAGCCTGGCTCCGACAATAAGGAAGCGGAAGACCAGCGACGGCAGGAGGCGATGGATACGTTTGCGCGGAGCTGCGGTGTCGACATGATTCATACGCAGCATGTCGCCAATTTGGCCGTCAGCTTATTTCAGCAGATGACGCCCATGTTTGACCTGCGAGAATCAGACCACGAAACGATCTACGCGGCGGCCATGCTGCAAGATGTGGGCTATCTGATCAATTACGAAAAGCACCACAAGCATAGTTACAGCTTGATTTTAAACAGCCAGTTGCCAGGCTTCTCGCGGCATGCTTTAGAGATTGTGGCCAACGTCGCGCGGTATCATCGTGGCGCAAATCCGAAGAAAAAGCATGGAAACTTCACTCGTTTGAGCGAGAATGATCAGTTGCGGGTCAAGCAAATGGCCGCCATCTTGCGTGTTGCGGGGGCTCTGGACCGGAGCCATCGCCAGCAGGTTTCCAAAGTGGAAGTGACTCGGCAGCCAGATCATGTTTATGTGACGGTGGAAGCGACCGGCGATCCGGAAGTCGATTTGTGGGCTGCCCGATCCCGGACCGAATTGTTTTGCAAAGCGTTCGATACCGACATCCGGTTTGGACTCCGCCGCCCTGCCCCGGACGGCGTCTCTCCTCCTTCGAGTTAG
- a CDS encoding deoxyribodipyrimidine photolyase, producing MSSDLWNLRIHAVNEAEVNDDGKYVLYWMIANRRTEWNFSFQRAAWWADQLGKPLVVFEALRVGYEWASDRLHTFVLQGMHDNLAALSDAPVVYYPYVEPKKDAAKGLLKALAGDACVVVTDDFPCFFLPRMVAAVGKKLDVKLESIDSNGLLPLRAADRDFPRAYSLRRFLQKELSPHLEVVPNKNPLAKKSFPAGDSKLISDIQKKWPAIEQNTLEAPGDFIGELPIDHDVYAVDTKGGSVAARKQLKWFLKEGLPRYAEQRNDVESECVSQLSPYLHFGHLSVHEVFHELTRQEDWEPSKLSQKVTGSREGWWNMSAGAEAFLDEIVTWRELGYNMCHLRDDYDKFSSLPDWAQETLGEHKDDNREHVYTMEQFENAETHDELWNAAQRQLVREGRIHNYLRMLWGKKVLHWTNTPEYASKILIHLNNKYALDGRNPNSYSGIFWCFGRYDRAWGPEREIFGKIRYMTSDSALRKLNLKGYLKRYAAEANDG from the coding sequence TTGTCGAGCGACCTTTGGAACCTTCGCATTCACGCCGTCAACGAAGCCGAGGTGAACGACGACGGCAAGTACGTGCTTTACTGGATGATCGCCAATCGCCGCACCGAATGGAACTTCTCGTTCCAGCGTGCCGCCTGGTGGGCCGACCAGCTTGGCAAACCGCTGGTTGTATTCGAGGCCCTTCGTGTCGGCTACGAGTGGGCCAGTGACCGCTTGCACACCTTTGTCCTTCAAGGCATGCACGACAATCTGGCCGCGTTGTCGGATGCTCCCGTCGTTTACTATCCCTACGTCGAGCCCAAGAAAGACGCCGCCAAAGGGCTGCTAAAAGCACTCGCTGGCGATGCGTGCGTTGTCGTGACGGACGACTTTCCTTGCTTCTTTTTACCCCGCATGGTTGCCGCCGTCGGCAAGAAGCTGGACGTGAAGCTTGAGTCGATCGACTCCAACGGATTGCTTCCGCTGCGAGCCGCTGATCGCGATTTTCCCCGAGCGTACAGCCTTCGCCGCTTCCTGCAGAAAGAGCTTTCACCCCACTTGGAAGTAGTTCCGAACAAGAACCCTTTGGCCAAAAAGTCGTTCCCTGCCGGCGACTCGAAATTGATTTCTGACATCCAGAAAAAGTGGCCTGCGATCGAGCAAAACACGCTCGAGGCCCCTGGCGATTTCATCGGGGAATTACCGATCGATCATGACGTTTATGCGGTCGATACCAAGGGTGGTAGCGTCGCCGCGCGGAAGCAGCTGAAATGGTTTTTGAAGGAAGGTTTGCCGCGCTATGCCGAGCAGCGGAACGATGTCGAAAGCGAATGCGTGAGTCAGCTTTCGCCCTATTTGCATTTCGGTCATCTGTCGGTCCACGAGGTCTTCCACGAGTTGACCAGGCAAGAGGACTGGGAACCATCGAAGCTAAGCCAGAAAGTGACCGGCAGCCGCGAAGGCTGGTGGAACATGTCAGCCGGAGCAGAAGCATTCCTGGACGAGATCGTCACGTGGCGCGAGCTCGGCTACAACATGTGCCACCTTCGCGACGACTACGACAAGTTCAGTTCGCTTCCTGACTGGGCCCAGGAAACGCTGGGAGAGCACAAGGACGATAATCGCGAGCATGTCTACACGATGGAGCAGTTCGAGAACGCCGAGACGCATGACGAGCTGTGGAACGCCGCCCAGCGACAACTCGTCCGCGAAGGTCGGATCCACAATTACCTGCGGATGCTGTGGGGCAAAAAGGTCCTGCACTGGACCAACACGCCGGAGTATGCGTCGAAGATTTTAATCCATTTGAACAACAAGTACGCCCTCGATGGTCGTAACCCAAACAGCTACAGCGGGATCTTCTGGTGCTTCGGTCGGTACGATCGCGCATGGGGACCTGAGCGTGAGATCTTTGGTAAAATCCGCTACATGACAAGCGACAGCGCCCTGCGAAAGCTGAACCTGAAGGGCTACCTAAAGCGTTACGCGGCCGAAGCAAACGACGGCTGA
- a CDS encoding histidine phosphatase family protein produces the protein MKRMILMRHAKSSWEDDVADFDRPLNRRGIRDAPRMAAELSSRGWCPDVVVHSAALRTTQTWELMANHFPDVQQVVSSKSLYHGSPADIQAAAETLPSDCGTSLIIGHNPGWELAVSQLSNQNVRMTTANAALFEIAVDDWNSAFADFTQFRFVEVLRPKELDD, from the coding sequence ATGAAACGAATGATCCTGATGCGGCACGCCAAGAGTTCTTGGGAAGATGATGTTGCCGATTTTGATCGCCCTTTGAATCGTCGCGGCATCCGAGACGCGCCTCGAATGGCCGCGGAACTGTCAAGCCGAGGCTGGTGCCCCGATGTGGTCGTCCACTCGGCCGCCTTGAGAACCACTCAGACTTGGGAATTGATGGCAAACCATTTTCCTGACGTCCAACAAGTGGTTTCGTCGAAATCGTTGTACCACGGATCGCCTGCCGATATCCAAGCGGCCGCGGAAACGCTCCCCTCAGATTGTGGTACCTCATTAATCATCGGGCACAACCCAGGGTGGGAATTAGCGGTAAGTCAATTGTCGAATCAAAACGTGCGTATGACAACCGCCAACGCCGCGTTATTCGAGATTGCTGTCGACGACTGGAATTCGGCGTTTGCCGACTTCACGCAATTCCGATTCGTCGAGGTTTTACGCCCCAAAGAGCTAGACGACTGA
- a CDS encoding CHAD domain-containing protein, with product MAKNKKWLGDVEPGHSISDVAKEAIATRSSRMLEYLPLAAKQWKEDTEYVHQLRTWSRRTQAALQLFATLLPLKRSTAVRKATQKLRKAGGSARDLDVFMKRIRKAKFTIGDDDKAEVLTFLKSLRKKAQPQLVKAWQWAKSEDLQSRFQGIIKRTRWREVSEEESLEQMAPTLLEPLVVRFFHFSQQLSQSPEALHQMRIEAKKTRYAMELVESGFPDSFRDELYPAFEEVQSKLGVINDHHTVVEKIRGWEAESTAKKFPGFLKQLSGHEQVQFDEKAEAFRIWWTDQRSQELKEHFDHYLGGLGLSPSV from the coding sequence ATGGCGAAGAACAAAAAGTGGCTCGGCGATGTCGAGCCGGGGCATTCCATTTCAGACGTTGCCAAAGAAGCCATCGCGACACGTTCCAGCCGCATGCTGGAGTACCTTCCGCTGGCCGCTAAGCAGTGGAAGGAAGATACCGAATACGTCCATCAGCTGCGTACCTGGTCGCGCCGGACGCAAGCCGCTTTGCAGTTGTTCGCCACGCTGTTGCCCTTGAAGCGTTCGACCGCGGTCCGCAAAGCAACGCAGAAACTGCGAAAAGCAGGCGGAAGTGCCCGCGACTTAGATGTCTTCATGAAGCGGATTCGCAAAGCGAAGTTCACCATTGGTGACGACGATAAAGCGGAAGTGCTCACGTTCCTGAAATCGCTACGCAAGAAGGCTCAGCCACAGTTGGTCAAAGCGTGGCAGTGGGCCAAGTCGGAAGATCTGCAGTCCCGTTTTCAAGGGATCATCAAACGAACTCGCTGGCGGGAAGTCTCGGAAGAAGAATCGCTCGAACAAATGGCCCCGACGCTGCTGGAACCGCTGGTGGTACGGTTCTTCCATTTCTCGCAGCAGCTAAGCCAATCGCCCGAGGCGCTACATCAAATGCGAATCGAGGCGAAGAAAACGCGGTATGCGATGGAATTAGTCGAAAGCGGTTTCCCCGACAGCTTTCGCGACGAGTTGTACCCCGCGTTTGAAGAAGTGCAGTCGAAGCTGGGGGTGATCAACGACCATCATACGGTGGTCGAAAAAATCCGAGGCTGGGAAGCGGAATCGACCGCCAAAAAGTTTCCTGGCTTTCTCAAGCAGCTAAGCGGTCACGAGCAAGTTCAGTTCGACGAGAAAGCGGAAGCGTTTCGCATCTGGTGGACCGATCAGCGTTCGCAGGAATTGAAGGAGCACTTCGATCACTACTTGGGTGGATTAGGGCTTTCCCCTTCCGTGTAA